A part of Scleropages formosus chromosome 3, fSclFor1.1, whole genome shotgun sequence genomic DNA contains:
- the LOC108936639 gene encoding probable E3 ubiquitin-protein ligase HERC4 isoform X1, translating to MHCWGEIPLPTSARNKSTEERSQLERNISAVSAGRETVAFVQKDGKGFFLFQGGNRGDKQKPRAFTLGKDRIRRLSCGESHIVLVSQKGKIFQLNCQESPSIPRSLNLCDKEVIQIACGDYHSIALTKVGQVFCWGQNSSGQLGLGKKVPSTSNPSLLWTLAEIPLARVAAGGGHSFALTLTGVVLAWGRNSKGQLGLGDVENEYFPIAVKSLRQQKTVYISCGEEHTAILTKGGLVFTFGAGQYGQLGHNSVRDELWPRLVAELWGAEVSQIACGRHHTLAYISSLKKVYACGRGEQGQLGSGMTCDQYVPLPVQELEDCYRSHCIERITAGGNQSFVFCSAVQTFKDSCIWTEDIICTLDDKLISKWVSKCDSKSWNTIKREINTIFSSASCLNGSFLKQGHQSMPDKLSVDLSLARLSFEKLAKEEKVMNKVESVVIEKLVPSLLPLVAGTEGHGVYLILPELMRVMTTHENCRDLSFAFASAVLRLHPPCLATLEDIWSKLPDTFFKSLVKVFHTVSTRYLHQICTKMWTQCSENWDLFTKTVEVLQKLYEVNLRAGRKIDDKNFYISEVKLLFQTFNKIHPESMMLLVKNGLMCVYSLTAYPCILDMDTKCLLFKSYIYIVIEQNAYHPIRHNNLFVNRSSLLTDTIKQLRDVPRNYSWPLQVKFAEEYGIDYGGVSQEFFSIAAKELHSARPTMFQFFEDSRLVWFISNGCDLDMFYLLGVLYGMALYNFCIMNLQFPVALFKKLLGIPTTLEDLEELSPVEACGLKDLLAEDEDFVEELYLDFTARGHELVPCGREIPVTKYNRQQYVDAYVHYVFNTSVQKEFDNFSKGFSAGCPNTKWKMFLPGELMAFLTGNINYEWEELRKNAKYKSYEPTDENIQNFWSVFTELSEQQKKNFLSYMTGSDRLPVGGLSRLHLTIANANKADPDIYYPVASTCYSILYLPNYSSIDILREKFLHAIKFYEEFGEA from the exons atgCATTGCTGGGGGGAGATTCCTCTCCCCACTTCCGCTCGGAATAAGAGCACCGAGGAGCGCAGTCAGCTTGAGCGCAACATCAGCGCGGTCTCTGCTGGGAGAGAAACCGTGGCGTTTGTCCAGAAAGATGGAaaaggcttttttctttttcaaggagGCAACAGAGGAGACAAACAGAAACCAC GTGCTTTTACCCTGGGGAAGGACAGGATCCGTAGACTAAGCTGTGGAGAATCGCATATTGTCCTGGTATCACAGAAGGGTAAGatatttcagctgaactgccAGGAATCACCCAGTATCCCCAG GTCTCTCAATCTATGTGACAAAGAGGTGATCCAGATTGCCTGTGGAGATTACCATTCCATTGCCCTCACAAAAG TTGGGCAGGTCTTTTGCTGGGGTCAGAACTCCAGTGGTCAGCTGGGCCTGGGAAAGAAAGTCCCCAGCACTTCAAACCCTTCTCTTCTGTGGACCCTGGCAGAGATCCCACTGGCTCGTGTAGCTGCTGGAGGAGGCCACAGCTTTGCCTTGACTCTCACAGGTGTTGTTTTAGCCTGGGGCAGGAACAgcaaggggcagctgggcctggGAGACGTGGAAA ACGAATATTTCCCCATCGCAGTGAAATCCCTGCGTCAACAGAAGACTGTTTACATTTCATGTGGCGAGGAACACACTGCCATTCTGACAAAG GGAGGCCTTGTGTTCACTTTCGGAGCGGGACAGTATGGACAGTTGGGACACAACTCTGTCAGAGATGAACTGTGGCCACGCCTGGTGGCTGAACTGTGGGGAGCAGAAGTGTCTCAGATTGCTTGCGGAAG GCACCACACGCTTGCCTACATTTCATCATTGAAAAAAGTCTATGCATGCGGGCGTGGAGAACAAGGCCAGCTGGGAAGCGGAATGACCTGTGATCAATATGTACCCCTTCCTGTTCAGGAGCTGGAAG ACTGTTACAGAAGCCATTGCATAGAAAGGATCACTGCTGGGGGGAATCAGTCCTTTGTGTTTTGCTCAGCTGTCCAG ACTTTTAAGGATAGCTGTATTTGGACTGAAGACATAATCTGTACCTTGGATGACAAATTAATCAGCAAATGGGTATCTAAATGTGATTCAAAATCATGGAATACAATTAAAAG AGAAATAAACACCATCTTCTCATCTGCCTCTTGTCTTAATGGAAGTTTTCTCAAACAAGG ACACCAAAGCATGCCTGACAAATTAAGTGTTGACCTGTCGTTAGCTCGCCTTTCATTCGAGAAGCTGGCAAAGGAGGAGAAAGTGATGAATAAG GTCGAATCAGTGGTCATTGAGAAGCTGGTACCCTCTCTGTTACCACTGGTCGCTGGGACGGAAGGCCATGGGGTCTATCTGATTCTGCCAGAGCTCATGAGGGTCATGACCACTCACGAGAATTGCAGGGACTTGAGTTTTGCCTTTGCCAGCGCAGTCTTGCGCTTGCATCCGCCGTGCCTTGCTACCCTTG AGGACATATGGTCGAAACTACctgatacatttttcaaaagccTAGTGAAAGTTTTCCACACTGTGTCAACGCGTTATTTGCACCAGATCTGCACCAAGATGTGGACCCAGTGCTCAGAAAACTGGGATTTGTTCACGAAGACCGTGGAAGTCCTGCAGAAGCTCTATGAG GTGAATCTCAGAGCTGGCAGAAAGATAGACGACAAAAACTTCTACATTAGCGAGGTCAAGCTCCTCTTCCAGACT TTTAACAAAATCCATCCTGAAAGCATGATGCTCCTGGTGAAGAACGGACTG atgtgtgtATACAGTTTGACAGCGTACCCGTGCATCTTAGACATGGATACCAAATGTCTGCTgtttaaaagttacatttacattgttattGAG caaaATGCATATCACCCCATCCGACACAATAACTTGTTTGTGAACCGGTCGTCCCTGTTGACTGACACCATAAAGCAGCTGCGCGATGTCCCACGCAACTACAGCTGGCCTCTGCAG GTGAAATTTGCAGAGGAGTATGGCATTGATTACGGAGGTGTCTCTCAAGAGTTCTTCTCCATAGCAGCAAAAGAGCTTCACTCGGCAAGACCAACAATGTTCCAGTTCTTTGAAGACTCCAGACTTGTCTggttcatttcaaat GGTTGTGACTTGGACATGTTCTACCTGCTGGGTGTACTTTATGGAATGGCCCTTTATAACTTCTGCATCATGAACCTTCAATTCCCTGTGGCCCTGTTCAAGAAACTATTGGGCATTCCTACAACACTGGAAGACCTGGAGGAACTGTCCCCAGTAGAGGCCTG cGGCTTGAAGGATCTTCTTGCAGAAGATGAAGACTTTGTGGAAGAGCTGTATTTGGACTTTACG GCCAGAGGACATGAGCTGGTGCCATGTGGGCGAGAGATACCTGTCACAAAATACAACAG GCAACAGTATGTGGATGCTTATGTTCACTATGTGTTCAACACATCTGTCCAGAAGGAGTTTGACAATTTTTCCAAAGGGTTTTCTGCCGGCTGCCCGAACACCAAGTGGAAAATGTTTCTCCCAGGGGAGCTGATGGCTTTTCTCACTGGCAACATCAACTACGAATGGGAAGAACTGAGAAAG AATGCCAAATATAAATCTTATGAACCCACTGATGAGAATATCCAGAACTTCTGGAGCGTTTTTACTGAACTGTCAGAGCAACAAAAGAAGAACTTTCTAT CATACATGACAGGAAGCGACCGACTCCCCGTGGGGGGTCTCTCCAGGCTACATCTGACGATCGCAAATGCGAACAAGGCGGATCCCGACATCTACTACCCTGTAGCAAGCACCTGCTACAGCATCCTCTACCTTCCCAATTACAGCAGCATTGATATCCTGCGAGAGAAGTTTCTGCACGCTATTAAATTCTATGAAGAATTTGGGGaagcttaa
- the ppm1ka gene encoding protein phosphatase 1K, mitochondrial → MSTAALLSVVRVGGLHLRRRALLNVHPLWDSSLLLLSTSPARISNSRFDPDGSGRPTTWDTFGIWDNRIDEPILLPSSIRYGTPIPKVSLSNVGSASQIGQRKENEDRFRICPLTDNILYFAVFDGHGGPQAADYCHKHMEKGIRDTVAVEQNLELVLTKAFLEIDKALESHLNVSGNASLLNAGTTATVALLRDGIELVVGSVGDSRALLCRKGKAIKLTEDHTPERKDEKERIKRSGGFVTWNSVGQANVNGRLAMTRSIGDFDLKSKGVIAEPETKRITLQHAHDSFLALTTDGINFIMNSQEICDIISQCSDPKEATQVISEQALQYGTEDNSTIIIVPFGAWGKHKASSTSYSFSRSFVSSGRWA, encoded by the exons ATGTccactgctgctctgctgagTGTCGTCAGGGTCGGCGGACTTCACCTGCGGCGACGGGCTCTGCTAAACGTCCACCCCCTATGGGACAGCAGCTTGCTTCTCCTCTCTACCTCCCCGGCCCGGATCAGCAATTCCCGGTTTGACCCCGATGGCAGTGGCCGCCCCACCACATGGGACACTTTTGGTATCTGGGACAACCGCATCGATGAGCCCATCTTGCTGCCATCCAGCATCCGTTACGGCACTCCCATCCCCAAGGTGAGCCTGTCCAACGTGGGCAGCGCCTCTCAGATCGGTCAGCGGAAGGAGAATGAGGACCGCTTCCGCATCTGCCCGTTAACGGACAACATCCTCTACTTTGCTGTGTTCGATGGCCACGGGGGGCCCCAAGCAGCAGACTACTGCCACAAGCACATGGAGAAGGGAATCAG GGACACAGTAGCCGTGGAGCAAAATTTAGAATTGGTTTTGACAAAAGCTTTCCTTGAAATTGACAAGGCTCTAGAAAGTCATTTGAATGTCTCCGGGAACG CCTCCCTGCTCAACGCCGGCACCACTGCCACCGTGGCCCTGCTGAGGGATGGAATTGAGTTGGTGGTGGGCAGCGTGGGGGACAGCCGCGCCCTGCTGTGCCGCAAGGGCAAAGCCATCAAGCTGACGGAGGACCACACTCCCGAGAGGAAGGACGAAAAGGAGAG GATCAAGAGGAGTGGAGGCTTTGTGACATGGAACAGTGTGGGTCAGGCCAATGTTAATGGCAGGCTGGCCATGACACGCAGCATCGGGGACTTTGACCTCAAGTCGAAGGGCGTGATTGCTGAGCCCGAGACCAAGCGCATCACG CTACAGCACGCCCACGACTCCTTCCTGGCCCTGACCACAGATGGCATCAACTTCATCATGAATAGCCAGGAGATCTGCGACATCATCAGCCAGTGCAGTGACCCCAAGGAGGCCACGCAGGTCATCTCAGAGCAG GCACTGCAATATGGCACAGAGGACAACAGCACCATCATTATTGTGCCGTTCGGCGCCTGGGGGAAGCACAAGGCATCCAGTACCAGTTACTCCTTCAGCAGGAGCTTCGTGTCCAGCGGCCGCTGGGCCTGA
- the LOC108936639 gene encoding probable E3 ubiquitin-protein ligase HERC4 isoform X2 has translation MHCWGEIPLPTSARNKSTEERSQLERNISAVSAGRETVAFVQKDGKGFFLFQGGNRGDKQKPRAFTLGKDRIRRLSCGESHIVLVSQKGKIFQLNCQESPSIPRSLNLCDKEVIQIACGDYHSIALTKEIPLARVAAGGGHSFALTLTGVVLAWGRNSKGQLGLGDVENEYFPIAVKSLRQQKTVYISCGEEHTAILTKGGLVFTFGAGQYGQLGHNSVRDELWPRLVAELWGAEVSQIACGRHHTLAYISSLKKVYACGRGEQGQLGSGMTCDQYVPLPVQELEDCYRSHCIERITAGGNQSFVFCSAVQTFKDSCIWTEDIICTLDDKLISKWVSKCDSKSWNTIKREINTIFSSASCLNGSFLKQGHQSMPDKLSVDLSLARLSFEKLAKEEKVMNKVESVVIEKLVPSLLPLVAGTEGHGVYLILPELMRVMTTHENCRDLSFAFASAVLRLHPPCLATLEDIWSKLPDTFFKSLVKVFHTVSTRYLHQICTKMWTQCSENWDLFTKTVEVLQKLYEVNLRAGRKIDDKNFYISEVKLLFQTFNKIHPESMMLLVKNGLMCVYSLTAYPCILDMDTKCLLFKSYIYIVIEQNAYHPIRHNNLFVNRSSLLTDTIKQLRDVPRNYSWPLQVKFAEEYGIDYGGVSQEFFSIAAKELHSARPTMFQFFEDSRLVWFISNGCDLDMFYLLGVLYGMALYNFCIMNLQFPVALFKKLLGIPTTLEDLEELSPVEACGLKDLLAEDEDFVEELYLDFTARGHELVPCGREIPVTKYNRQQYVDAYVHYVFNTSVQKEFDNFSKGFSAGCPNTKWKMFLPGELMAFLTGNINYEWEELRKNAKYKSYEPTDENIQNFWSVFTELSEQQKKNFLSYMTGSDRLPVGGLSRLHLTIANANKADPDIYYPVASTCYSILYLPNYSSIDILREKFLHAIKFYEEFGEA, from the exons atgCATTGCTGGGGGGAGATTCCTCTCCCCACTTCCGCTCGGAATAAGAGCACCGAGGAGCGCAGTCAGCTTGAGCGCAACATCAGCGCGGTCTCTGCTGGGAGAGAAACCGTGGCGTTTGTCCAGAAAGATGGAaaaggcttttttctttttcaaggagGCAACAGAGGAGACAAACAGAAACCAC GTGCTTTTACCCTGGGGAAGGACAGGATCCGTAGACTAAGCTGTGGAGAATCGCATATTGTCCTGGTATCACAGAAGGGTAAGatatttcagctgaactgccAGGAATCACCCAGTATCCCCAG GTCTCTCAATCTATGTGACAAAGAGGTGATCCAGATTGCCTGTGGAGATTACCATTCCATTGCCCTCACAAAAG AGATCCCACTGGCTCGTGTAGCTGCTGGAGGAGGCCACAGCTTTGCCTTGACTCTCACAGGTGTTGTTTTAGCCTGGGGCAGGAACAgcaaggggcagctgggcctggGAGACGTGGAAA ACGAATATTTCCCCATCGCAGTGAAATCCCTGCGTCAACAGAAGACTGTTTACATTTCATGTGGCGAGGAACACACTGCCATTCTGACAAAG GGAGGCCTTGTGTTCACTTTCGGAGCGGGACAGTATGGACAGTTGGGACACAACTCTGTCAGAGATGAACTGTGGCCACGCCTGGTGGCTGAACTGTGGGGAGCAGAAGTGTCTCAGATTGCTTGCGGAAG GCACCACACGCTTGCCTACATTTCATCATTGAAAAAAGTCTATGCATGCGGGCGTGGAGAACAAGGCCAGCTGGGAAGCGGAATGACCTGTGATCAATATGTACCCCTTCCTGTTCAGGAGCTGGAAG ACTGTTACAGAAGCCATTGCATAGAAAGGATCACTGCTGGGGGGAATCAGTCCTTTGTGTTTTGCTCAGCTGTCCAG ACTTTTAAGGATAGCTGTATTTGGACTGAAGACATAATCTGTACCTTGGATGACAAATTAATCAGCAAATGGGTATCTAAATGTGATTCAAAATCATGGAATACAATTAAAAG AGAAATAAACACCATCTTCTCATCTGCCTCTTGTCTTAATGGAAGTTTTCTCAAACAAGG ACACCAAAGCATGCCTGACAAATTAAGTGTTGACCTGTCGTTAGCTCGCCTTTCATTCGAGAAGCTGGCAAAGGAGGAGAAAGTGATGAATAAG GTCGAATCAGTGGTCATTGAGAAGCTGGTACCCTCTCTGTTACCACTGGTCGCTGGGACGGAAGGCCATGGGGTCTATCTGATTCTGCCAGAGCTCATGAGGGTCATGACCACTCACGAGAATTGCAGGGACTTGAGTTTTGCCTTTGCCAGCGCAGTCTTGCGCTTGCATCCGCCGTGCCTTGCTACCCTTG AGGACATATGGTCGAAACTACctgatacatttttcaaaagccTAGTGAAAGTTTTCCACACTGTGTCAACGCGTTATTTGCACCAGATCTGCACCAAGATGTGGACCCAGTGCTCAGAAAACTGGGATTTGTTCACGAAGACCGTGGAAGTCCTGCAGAAGCTCTATGAG GTGAATCTCAGAGCTGGCAGAAAGATAGACGACAAAAACTTCTACATTAGCGAGGTCAAGCTCCTCTTCCAGACT TTTAACAAAATCCATCCTGAAAGCATGATGCTCCTGGTGAAGAACGGACTG atgtgtgtATACAGTTTGACAGCGTACCCGTGCATCTTAGACATGGATACCAAATGTCTGCTgtttaaaagttacatttacattgttattGAG caaaATGCATATCACCCCATCCGACACAATAACTTGTTTGTGAACCGGTCGTCCCTGTTGACTGACACCATAAAGCAGCTGCGCGATGTCCCACGCAACTACAGCTGGCCTCTGCAG GTGAAATTTGCAGAGGAGTATGGCATTGATTACGGAGGTGTCTCTCAAGAGTTCTTCTCCATAGCAGCAAAAGAGCTTCACTCGGCAAGACCAACAATGTTCCAGTTCTTTGAAGACTCCAGACTTGTCTggttcatttcaaat GGTTGTGACTTGGACATGTTCTACCTGCTGGGTGTACTTTATGGAATGGCCCTTTATAACTTCTGCATCATGAACCTTCAATTCCCTGTGGCCCTGTTCAAGAAACTATTGGGCATTCCTACAACACTGGAAGACCTGGAGGAACTGTCCCCAGTAGAGGCCTG cGGCTTGAAGGATCTTCTTGCAGAAGATGAAGACTTTGTGGAAGAGCTGTATTTGGACTTTACG GCCAGAGGACATGAGCTGGTGCCATGTGGGCGAGAGATACCTGTCACAAAATACAACAG GCAACAGTATGTGGATGCTTATGTTCACTATGTGTTCAACACATCTGTCCAGAAGGAGTTTGACAATTTTTCCAAAGGGTTTTCTGCCGGCTGCCCGAACACCAAGTGGAAAATGTTTCTCCCAGGGGAGCTGATGGCTTTTCTCACTGGCAACATCAACTACGAATGGGAAGAACTGAGAAAG AATGCCAAATATAAATCTTATGAACCCACTGATGAGAATATCCAGAACTTCTGGAGCGTTTTTACTGAACTGTCAGAGCAACAAAAGAAGAACTTTCTAT CATACATGACAGGAAGCGACCGACTCCCCGTGGGGGGTCTCTCCAGGCTACATCTGACGATCGCAAATGCGAACAAGGCGGATCCCGACATCTACTACCCTGTAGCAAGCACCTGCTACAGCATCCTCTACCTTCCCAATTACAGCAGCATTGATATCCTGCGAGAGAAGTTTCTGCACGCTATTAAATTCTATGAAGAATTTGGGGaagcttaa